A portion of the Streptomyces erythrochromogenes genome contains these proteins:
- the guaB gene encoding IMP dehydrogenase, which translates to MTADGVPDKFATLGLTYDDVLLLPGASDMAPNDIDTSSLISRNVRVNIPLLSAAMDKVTEARMAIAMARQGGVGVLHRNLSIADQANQVDLVKRSESGMVTDPITVHPDATLREADELCAKFRISGVPVTDPAGKLLGIVTNRDMAFESDRSRQVREVMTPMPLVTGKVGISGVDAMELLRRHKIEKLPLVDEAGILKGLITVKDFVKAEKYPNAAKDKDGRLLVGAAVGVAGDAYERAQALIEAGADFIVVDTAHGHSRLVGDMVSKIKSNSAVDVIGGNVATRDGAQSLIDAGCDGIKVGVGPGSICTTRVVAGIGVPQVTAIYEASLAAKAAGVPVIGDGGLQYSGDIAKALVAGADTVMLGSLLAGCEESPGELLFINGKQFKSYRGMGSLGAMQSRGDQRSFSKDRYFQEGVGGDDKLIPEGIEGQVPYRGPLSAVVHQLVGGLRQSMFYVGGRTVPELQQNGRFVRITSAGLKESHPHDIQMTVEAPNYSRKG; encoded by the coding sequence ATGACTGCCGACGGAGTGCCCGACAAATTCGCCACGCTCGGACTGACCTACGACGACGTGCTGCTGCTGCCGGGCGCGTCGGACATGGCTCCGAACGACATCGACACCTCTTCCCTCATCTCCCGCAACGTGCGCGTGAACATCCCGCTGCTGTCCGCCGCCATGGACAAGGTCACCGAGGCCCGCATGGCCATCGCGATGGCCCGCCAGGGCGGCGTCGGCGTACTGCACCGCAACCTGTCCATCGCGGACCAGGCCAACCAGGTCGACCTCGTCAAGCGCTCCGAGTCCGGCATGGTCACCGACCCGATCACGGTGCACCCGGACGCGACCCTGCGCGAGGCCGACGAGCTCTGCGCGAAGTTCCGCATCTCCGGCGTCCCGGTCACCGACCCCGCCGGCAAGCTCCTCGGCATCGTCACCAACCGCGACATGGCCTTCGAGTCGGACCGCAGCCGCCAGGTGCGCGAGGTCATGACCCCGATGCCGCTGGTCACCGGCAAGGTCGGCATCTCGGGCGTGGACGCCATGGAGCTGCTGCGCCGCCACAAGATCGAGAAGCTTCCGCTGGTCGACGAGGCGGGCATCCTCAAGGGCCTCATCACGGTCAAGGACTTCGTCAAGGCCGAGAAGTACCCGAACGCCGCCAAGGACAAGGACGGCCGCCTCCTGGTCGGCGCCGCCGTCGGCGTCGCCGGGGACGCGTACGAGCGCGCCCAGGCCCTGATCGAGGCGGGCGCCGACTTCATCGTCGTCGACACCGCCCACGGCCACTCCCGCCTGGTCGGCGACATGGTCTCCAAGATCAAGTCGAACTCCGCGGTCGACGTCATCGGCGGCAACGTCGCGACCCGCGACGGCGCCCAGTCGCTGATCGACGCCGGCTGCGACGGCATCAAGGTCGGCGTCGGCCCCGGCTCCATCTGCACCACCCGCGTCGTCGCCGGCATCGGCGTCCCGCAGGTCACCGCGATCTACGAGGCCTCGCTCGCCGCCAAGGCGGCCGGCGTCCCGGTCATCGGCGACGGCGGTCTGCAGTACTCCGGCGACATCGCGAAGGCCCTGGTCGCGGGCGCCGACACGGTGATGCTCGGCTCGCTGCTCGCGGGCTGCGAGGAGTCCCCGGGCGAGCTGCTCTTCATCAACGGCAAGCAGTTCAAGTCCTACCGCGGCATGGGCTCGCTCGGCGCGATGCAGTCCCGCGGCGACCAGCGCTCCTTCTCCAAGGACCGCTACTTCCAGGAGGGCGTGGGCGGCGACGACAAGCTCATCCCCGAGGGCATCGAGGGCCAGGTGCCCTACCGCGGCCCGCTGTCCGCGGTCGTCCACCAGCTCGTCGGCGGCCTGCGCCAGTCGATGTTCTACGTGGGCGGGCGCACCGTGCCGGAGCTCCAGCAGAACGGCCGCTTCGTGCGCATCACCTCGGCGGGCCTCAAGGAGAGCCACCCGCACGACATTCAGATGACCGTCGAGGCCCCGAACTACAGCCGCAAGGGCTGA
- a CDS encoding sigma-70 family RNA polymerase sigma factor gives MRDDEALGSPAATGPTGAAGGGSAGGVSALVRRAVEGDEQATHDLLAFVHPLAIRYCRTRLSRLPGDARHFVEDLAQEVCVAVLMALPRYRDTGRPFEAFVFAIAAHKVADLQRAAMRHPGSTAVPSDEMPERPDDSLGPEERALLSSDAAWAKKLLANLPENQRELLVLRVAVGLTAEETGQMLGMSPGAVRVAQHRALSRLRALAEQ, from the coding sequence ATGCGCGACGACGAGGCCCTGGGGTCCCCTGCGGCCACAGGCCCCACCGGCGCCGCCGGAGGCGGCAGTGCCGGAGGCGTCAGCGCGCTCGTACGCCGGGCGGTGGAGGGTGACGAGCAGGCCACGCACGACCTGCTCGCCTTCGTGCACCCCCTGGCGATCCGCTACTGCCGCACCCGGCTGTCCCGGCTCCCGGGTGACGCCCGCCACTTCGTGGAGGACCTGGCGCAGGAGGTCTGCGTCGCCGTCCTGATGGCGCTGCCGCGCTACCGGGACACCGGTCGGCCCTTCGAGGCCTTCGTCTTCGCCATCGCCGCGCACAAGGTCGCCGACCTGCAGCGGGCCGCCATGAGGCACCCGGGCAGCACGGCCGTGCCGTCGGACGAGATGCCCGAGCGGCCGGACGACTCGCTGGGCCCGGAAGAGCGCGCGCTGCTCAGCAGCGACGCCGCCTGGGCCAAGAAGCTGCTGGCGAACCTTCCGGAGAACCAGCGCGAACTCCTCGTACTGCGGGTGGCCGTCGGGCTGACCGCGGAGGAGACCGGCCAGATGCTCGGGATGTCTCCCGGAGCCGTGCGCGTGGCCCAGCACCGGGCCCTCAGCCGGCTCCGTGCGCTCGCTGAGCAGTAG
- a CDS encoding response regulator transcription factor — MTSVLVCDDSPLAREALRRAVATVPGVERVTTAANGEEVLRRWGADRSDLILMDVRMPGLGGVETVRRLLSADPGARIIMLTVAEDLDGVALAVAAGARGYLHKDASRAELRATVTQALADPTWRLAPRRLRSAEMGAAPTLTAREIQVLEGMSHGRSNAEIGRELFLSEDTVKTHARRLFKKLGASDRAHAVALGFRWGLVR, encoded by the coding sequence ATGACATCCGTCCTCGTCTGCGACGACTCCCCGCTTGCCCGAGAGGCGCTCCGTCGCGCGGTTGCCACCGTGCCCGGCGTCGAGCGTGTGACGACGGCTGCCAACGGCGAGGAAGTCCTCCGCCGCTGGGGTGCCGACCGCTCCGACCTGATCCTGATGGATGTTCGGATGCCCGGGCTCGGCGGTGTGGAGACGGTCCGCCGCCTCCTCTCGGCCGACCCCGGCGCCCGCATCATCATGCTGACGGTCGCCGAGGACCTGGACGGCGTGGCCCTCGCGGTCGCCGCCGGCGCCCGCGGCTACCTGCACAAGGACGCCTCGCGCGCCGAGCTGCGGGCCACGGTCACCCAGGCCCTCGCCGACCCGACCTGGCGACTGGCCCCGCGCCGGCTCCGCTCCGCCGAGATGGGCGCCGCGCCCACCCTCACCGCGCGCGAGATCCAGGTGCTGGAGGGCATGAGCCACGGCCGGTCCAACGCGGAGATCGGGCGCGAGCTCTTCCTCTCCGAGGACACGGTCAAGACGCACGCCCGTCGGCTGTTCAAGAAGCTCGGCGCCTCGGACCGCGCGCACGCCGTGGCGCTCGGCTTCCGCTGGGGTCTCGTCCGCTGA
- a CDS encoding WhiB family transcriptional regulator, whose translation MADFSRLPGPNADLWDWQLLAACRGVDSSLFFHPEGERGAARSAREASAKEVCMRCPVRSECAAHALAVREPYGVWGGLTEDEREELMGRARHRLIPASSAIGPTAPH comes from the coding sequence ATGGCAGATTTCTCCCGCCTCCCCGGACCGAACGCCGACCTCTGGGACTGGCAGCTGCTAGCCGCCTGCCGCGGGGTCGACAGCTCCCTCTTCTTCCACCCGGAGGGCGAGCGGGGCGCGGCCAGGAGCGCGCGCGAGGCCTCGGCTAAAGAGGTCTGCATGCGATGCCCGGTTCGTTCGGAATGCGCCGCGCACGCACTCGCCGTCCGTGAGCCCTACGGAGTGTGGGGCGGCCTCACCGAGGACGAACGCGAGGAACTGATGGGCCGCGCCCGGCACCGACTCATCCCCGCGTCGAGTGCGATCGGACCGACCGCGCCGCACTGA
- a CDS encoding LysR family transcriptional regulator, giving the protein MIEARHLRVLRAVAGTGSFSAAARELGCTQPAVSQQMKALEQSAGTPLLIRTGREMRLTQAGEALVRHAAGILAGLTAAEEEVAAIAGLRAGRVRLVSFPSGSSTLVPTALAAMRAEHPGTRISLVEAEPPRSVEMLREGDCDLALAFRYGGSAGSAAEWEDLVVRPLLTDRLVGLVPEGHALAGAERVGMAELADEPWIAGCPRCRRHLVEVCEDAGFTPRIDFATDDYPAVVGLVGAGLGVAVLPELAVESVRAKGVSTLVVEPAVEREVVALTLPDLARVPAVAATLAELERAATR; this is encoded by the coding sequence GTGATCGAGGCACGTCATCTCCGGGTACTGCGCGCCGTAGCCGGGACCGGATCCTTCTCCGCCGCCGCGCGCGAACTCGGCTGCACCCAGCCCGCCGTCTCCCAGCAGATGAAGGCGCTGGAGCAGTCGGCCGGCACCCCACTGCTCATCCGCACCGGCCGCGAGATGCGGCTGACCCAGGCCGGGGAGGCCCTGGTCCGGCATGCCGCCGGGATCCTGGCCGGGCTGACCGCCGCCGAGGAGGAGGTCGCGGCCATCGCCGGGCTGCGCGCGGGCCGGGTACGGCTCGTGTCCTTCCCCAGCGGCAGCTCCACCCTGGTGCCGACCGCGCTCGCGGCGATGCGTGCCGAGCACCCCGGAACCCGTATCTCGCTGGTCGAGGCCGAGCCGCCGCGGTCCGTGGAGATGCTGCGCGAGGGCGACTGCGATCTGGCACTGGCCTTCCGCTACGGCGGGTCCGCCGGATCCGCGGCCGAGTGGGAGGACCTCGTGGTGCGGCCGCTGCTGACCGACCGGCTCGTGGGGCTGGTCCCCGAGGGGCACGCGCTGGCCGGGGCGGAGCGCGTGGGCATGGCGGAGCTGGCCGACGAGCCCTGGATCGCGGGCTGCCCGCGCTGCCGCCGCCATCTGGTGGAGGTGTGCGAGGACGCGGGATTCACCCCGCGCATCGACTTCGCCACCGACGACTATCCGGCGGTGGTCGGCCTGGTCGGCGCGGGGCTGGGCGTGGCGGTACTGCCGGAGCTCGCGGTGGAGTCCGTACGGGCCAAGGGCGTCAGCACGCTCGTCGTGGAGCCGGCCGTCGAGCGGGAGGTCGTGGCGCTGACCCTGCCCGACCTGGCCCGGGTGCCGGCCGTGGCCGCGACCCTGGCCGAGCTGGAGCGCGCGGCCACGCGCTGA
- a CDS encoding MOSC domain-containing protein, with protein MHLISVNVGTATPSEYTDAESGVTGIGKRPVPGPVRVFAPGDKASGLGSGLEGDAICNRRHHGGDHQAVYAYAREDLDLWERELGRELPGGLFGENFTTSGIDLNTARLGDRWRVGADLVLEVASARIPCRTFQGALGEAGWVRRFTQEARPGAYLRVIQEGSVSPGDSIEIIHRPDHDVTVQLWFRAFTTERTLLPSTLAAGAAMEPEAHETVRRYVEKYGTGAGAR; from the coding sequence ATGCATCTGATCTCCGTGAACGTCGGCACCGCCACGCCTTCCGAGTACACCGACGCGGAGAGCGGGGTGACGGGCATCGGCAAGCGCCCCGTCCCCGGCCCGGTCCGCGTCTTCGCCCCCGGCGACAAGGCCAGCGGCCTCGGCAGCGGCCTGGAGGGCGACGCCATCTGCAACCGGCGCCACCACGGCGGCGACCACCAGGCCGTCTACGCGTACGCCCGCGAGGACCTGGACCTGTGGGAGCGGGAGCTGGGCCGCGAGCTGCCCGGCGGGCTCTTCGGCGAGAACTTCACGACGTCCGGCATCGACCTGAACACCGCACGGCTCGGCGACCGCTGGCGGGTCGGCGCGGACCTCGTCCTCGAAGTGGCCTCGGCCCGCATCCCGTGCCGCACCTTCCAGGGGGCGCTGGGCGAGGCGGGCTGGGTCAGGCGGTTCACCCAGGAGGCCCGGCCGGGCGCGTACCTCCGGGTGATCCAGGAGGGTTCCGTCTCCCCCGGCGACAGCATCGAGATCATCCACCGGCCGGACCACGACGTGACGGTGCAGCTCTGGTTCCGCGCCTTCACCACCGAGCGCACGCTGCTGCCCAGCACCCTGGCCGCGGGTGCGGCGATGGAGCCCGAGGCGCACGAGACCGTGCGCCGGTACGTGGAGAAGTACGGGACCGGGGCCGGGGCGCGATAA
- a CDS encoding SDR family NAD(P)-dependent oxidoreductase — translation MTTALITGSTAGIGAAFARRLAAQGHNLVLVARDARRLGEQATELHDLHGIEAEVLVADLSTEGGIASVEKRLGDRTHPVDLLVNNAGFGNKGRYLEVSMADELTMLKVHVEAVLRLTSAASESMRSRGRGGVINVASVAAFVPRGTYGASKAWVVQFTQGAARDMAGSGVRLMALCPGFVRTEFHQRAGMGTDNIPGWMWLDADKLVAAALADLARGKTVSVPDPRYKALMGVVKLTPRGLLGGVSSRTGRKYGPQ, via the coding sequence ATGACGACTGCGTTGATTACGGGATCCACGGCGGGCATCGGCGCCGCCTTCGCCCGGCGGCTGGCCGCCCAGGGGCACAACCTCGTGCTGGTGGCGCGCGACGCCAGGCGCCTCGGCGAGCAGGCCACGGAGCTGCACGACCTGCACGGCATCGAGGCCGAGGTACTGGTCGCCGACCTGTCCACCGAGGGGGGCATCGCGTCGGTCGAGAAACGCCTCGGCGACCGCACCCACCCCGTGGACCTGCTGGTCAACAATGCGGGCTTCGGCAACAAGGGCCGCTACCTCGAGGTCTCCATGGCCGACGAGCTGACCATGCTCAAGGTGCACGTCGAGGCGGTGCTGCGGCTGACCTCGGCGGCATCGGAGTCGATGCGCTCGCGCGGCCGCGGCGGCGTGATCAACGTGGCCTCGGTGGCCGCCTTCGTACCCCGCGGCACGTACGGGGCCAGCAAGGCCTGGGTCGTGCAGTTCACCCAGGGCGCGGCGCGGGACATGGCGGGCTCCGGGGTCCGGCTGATGGCGCTGTGCCCCGGCTTCGTGCGGACGGAGTTCCACCAGCGCGCCGGCATGGGCACGGACAACATCCCCGGCTGGATGTGGCTGGACGCCGACAAGCTGGTGGCCGCGGCGCTGGCCGACCTGGCGCGCGGGAAGACGGTGTCCGTCCCGGACCCGCGGTACAAGGCGCTGATGGGCGTGGTGAAGCTGACGCCGCGCGGGCTGCTGGGCGGGGTGTCCTCGCGCACGGGCCGCAAGTACGGGCCCCAGTAG
- a CDS encoding ester cyclase — translation MTFVQVIDYETTRFDEMNALIDRWAEQSSGRRTATHTMIGQDREARNHYVDMVEFASYEEAMRNSQLPETDRMFQEMVSLCEGMPKFMNLDVVRDEHLNKQLANRVFQEAAMAGDMSVLDECFAVNYIDHDASKEESTVIGREGMRSDMETWRAAFDMTFEPTAQVAEGDMVTTVWNWRGAHKGEFMGVAPTGKTYEMSGTTTFRCQDGEITEGWWHYNPGALQRQMGGTGTPYGT, via the coding sequence ATGACATTCGTACAAGTGATCGATTACGAGACGACGCGGTTCGATGAGATGAACGCGCTCATCGACCGCTGGGCGGAACAGAGCAGCGGCAGGCGCACCGCCACGCACACGATGATCGGCCAGGACCGCGAGGCCCGGAACCACTACGTGGACATGGTGGAATTCGCTTCGTACGAGGAGGCGATGAGGAACTCTCAGCTCCCCGAGACGGACCGGATGTTCCAGGAGATGGTGTCCCTCTGCGAGGGGATGCCGAAGTTCATGAACCTCGACGTCGTCCGCGACGAGCACCTCAACAAGCAGCTCGCGAACCGGGTGTTCCAGGAAGCCGCCATGGCCGGCGACATGAGCGTCCTCGACGAGTGCTTCGCGGTGAACTACATCGACCACGACGCCAGCAAGGAGGAGTCCACCGTCATCGGACGCGAGGGCATGCGCTCGGACATGGAGACGTGGCGCGCGGCCTTCGACATGACCTTCGAGCCGACGGCCCAGGTGGCCGAGGGCGACATGGTCACGACGGTGTGGAACTGGCGCGGCGCCCACAAGGGAGAGTTCATGGGGGTCGCACCGACCGGGAAGACGTACGAGATGTCCGGGACGACGACCTTCCGGTGCCAGGACGGAGAGATCACCGAGGGCTGGTGGCACTACAACCCCGGAGCCCTGCAACGCCAGATGGGCGGGACCGGAACGCCCTACGGAACCTGA
- the groL gene encoding chaperonin GroEL (60 kDa chaperone family; promotes refolding of misfolded polypeptides especially under stressful conditions; forms two stacked rings of heptamers to form a barrel-shaped 14mer; ends can be capped by GroES; misfolded proteins enter the barrel where they are refolded when GroES binds): MAKILKFDEDARRALERGVNKLADTVKVTIGPKGRNVVIDKKFGAPTITNDGVTIAREVELDDPYENLGAQLVKEVATKTNDIAGDGTTTATVLAQALVREGLRNVAAGASPAALKKGIDAAVKAVSEELLATARPIEDKSDIAAVAALSAQDSQVGELIAEAMDKVGKDGVITVEESNTFGLELEFTEGMAFDKGYLSPYMVSDQERMEAVLDDPYILINQGKISSIQDLLPLLEKVIQAGGSKPLLIIAEDVEGEALSTLVVNKIRGTFNAVAVKAPGFGDRRKAMLQDMATLTGATVIAEEVGLKLDQAGLDVLGSARRVTISKDDTTIVDGGGSHEEVVGRVNQIKAEIESTDSDWDREKLQERLAKLAGGVCVIKVGAATEVELKEKKHRLEDAISATRAAVEEGIVSGGGSALVHAVKVLEGNLGLSGDEATGVAVVRRAAVEPLRWIAENAGLEGYVITSKVSELDKGQGFNAATGEYGDLVKAGVIDPVKVTRSALENAASIASLLLTTETLVVEKPAEDEGDAGHGHGHGHSH; this comes from the coding sequence ATGGCGAAGATCCTGAAGTTCGACGAGGACGCCCGTCGCGCCCTCGAGCGCGGCGTCAACAAGCTTGCCGACACGGTCAAGGTGACGATCGGCCCCAAGGGCCGCAACGTCGTCATCGACAAGAAGTTCGGCGCCCCCACCATCACCAACGACGGTGTCACCATCGCCCGCGAGGTCGAGCTGGACGACCCGTACGAGAACCTGGGCGCGCAGCTCGTGAAGGAGGTGGCGACCAAGACCAACGACATCGCGGGTGACGGCACCACCACCGCCACCGTGCTGGCCCAGGCGCTGGTCCGCGAGGGTCTGCGCAACGTCGCCGCGGGTGCTTCCCCGGCCGCCCTGAAGAAGGGCATCGACGCCGCGGTCAAGGCGGTCTCCGAGGAGCTCCTCGCGACCGCCCGCCCGATCGAGGACAAGTCCGACATCGCCGCCGTGGCCGCGCTCTCCGCGCAGGACTCGCAGGTCGGCGAGCTCATCGCCGAGGCGATGGACAAGGTCGGCAAGGACGGTGTCATCACCGTCGAGGAGTCCAACACCTTCGGCCTGGAGCTGGAGTTCACCGAGGGCATGGCCTTCGACAAGGGCTACCTCTCCCCGTACATGGTCTCCGACCAGGAGCGTATGGAGGCCGTCCTCGACGACCCGTACATCCTGATCAACCAGGGCAAGATCTCCTCCATCCAGGACCTCCTGCCGCTGCTGGAGAAGGTCATCCAGGCGGGTGGCTCCAAGCCGCTGCTGATCATCGCCGAGGACGTCGAGGGCGAGGCGCTCTCCACCCTCGTCGTCAACAAGATCCGCGGCACCTTCAACGCGGTGGCCGTCAAGGCCCCGGGCTTCGGTGACCGCCGCAAGGCGATGCTGCAGGACATGGCCACCCTCACCGGTGCCACCGTCATCGCCGAAGAGGTCGGCCTCAAGCTCGACCAGGCCGGTCTGGACGTACTGGGCTCCGCCCGCCGCGTCACCATCTCCAAGGACGACACGACCATCGTCGACGGTGGCGGCAGCCACGAGGAAGTCGTCGGTCGCGTCAACCAGATCAAGGCCGAGATCGAGTCCACGGACTCGGACTGGGACCGCGAGAAGCTGCAGGAGCGCCTGGCGAAGCTCGCCGGCGGCGTCTGCGTCATCAAGGTCGGCGCCGCCACCGAGGTGGAGCTCAAGGAGAAGAAGCACCGTCTCGAGGACGCCATCTCGGCGACCCGCGCCGCGGTCGAGGAGGGCATCGTCTCCGGCGGTGGCTCCGCGCTCGTCCACGCCGTCAAGGTCCTCGAGGGCAACCTCGGCCTGTCGGGCGACGAGGCCACCGGTGTCGCGGTCGTGCGCCGCGCCGCCGTCGAGCCGCTGCGCTGGATCGCCGAGAACGCGGGCCTCGAGGGCTACGTCATCACCTCGAAGGTCTCCGAGCTCGACAAGGGCCAGGGCTTCAACGCCGCCACCGGCGAGTACGGCGACCTGGTCAAGGCCGGCGTCATCGACCCGGTGAAGGTCACCCGTTCCGCGCTGGAGAACGCCGCCTCCATCGCCTCCCTGCTGCTCACGACCGAGACCCTGGTCGTCGAGAAGCCGGCGGAGGACGAGGGCGACGCCGGTCACGGCCACGGTCACGGCCACAGCCACTGA
- the groES gene encoding co-chaperone GroES yields the protein MTTASSKVAIKPLEDRIVVQPLDAEQTTASGLVIPDTAKEKPQEGVVLAVGPGRFEDGQRLPLDVTVGDIVLYSKYGGTEVKYSGEEYLVLSARDVLAIVEK from the coding sequence GTGACGACCGCCAGCTCCAAGGTTGCCATCAAGCCGCTTGAGGACCGCATTGTGGTCCAGCCGCTCGACGCCGAGCAGACCACGGCCTCCGGCCTGGTCATCCCGGACACCGCGAAGGAGAAGCCCCAGGAGGGCGTCGTCCTCGCGGTCGGTCCGGGTCGCTTCGAGGACGGCCAGCGTCTCCCGCTGGACGTCACCGTCGGCGACATCGTGCTGTACAGCAAGTACGGCGGCACCGAAGTGAAGTACAGCGGCGAGGAGTACCTCGTCCTCTCGGCTCGCGACGTGCTCGCGATCGTCGAGAAGTAA
- a CDS encoding response regulator transcription factor, whose protein sequence is MRILVVEDEENLAESLRCGLSADGHLVDVAHDGHRGLDLALAGGPYDVVLLDLMLPGPGGHAICTRMRSHGDTTPVLMLTAKDGEYDEAEGLDAGADDYLTKPFSFVVLAARIRALARRAGACDRGTLQAGDLVLDPRGRRCRRGDRDIELTARELGVLACLMEQPGRAVAKQDILDEVWDTPQDIDPNIVEVYVSSLRKKIDAPFGRRSIRTVHGTGYRMAPDGG, encoded by the coding sequence GTGCGCATCCTCGTGGTCGAAGACGAAGAGAACCTCGCCGAGTCCCTGCGGTGCGGCCTGTCCGCCGACGGACACCTGGTCGACGTCGCGCACGACGGCCACCGCGGCCTGGACCTCGCCCTCGCCGGCGGCCCGTACGACGTCGTCCTGCTCGACCTGATGCTCCCGGGTCCCGGCGGCCACGCCATCTGCACCCGCATGCGCTCCCACGGCGACACCACCCCCGTCCTGATGCTCACCGCCAAGGACGGCGAGTACGACGAGGCCGAGGGGCTGGACGCCGGCGCCGACGACTACCTCACCAAGCCGTTCTCCTTCGTGGTCCTGGCCGCCCGGATCCGGGCGCTCGCCCGCCGCGCCGGAGCCTGCGACCGCGGCACCCTGCAGGCCGGCGACCTCGTCCTGGACCCGCGCGGCCGCCGCTGCCGCCGCGGCGACCGGGACATCGAGCTCACCGCCCGCGAACTCGGCGTACTCGCCTGCCTGATGGAGCAGCCCGGCCGCGCCGTCGCCAAGCAGGACATCCTGGACGAGGTCTGGGACACCCCGCAGGACATCGACCCGAACATCGTCGAGGTGTACGTCTCCTCGCTGCGCAAGAAGATCGACGCCCCCTTCGGCCGCCGCTCCATCCGCACCGTCCACGGCACCGGCTACCGGATGGCCCCCGACGGTGGCTAG
- a CDS encoding sensor histidine kinase translates to MASRPGIRARTAAAAALAMAAVLAAGGLWLHSLLRANLLDNTTGRTELAALRAAAQLDARTPPPPGGRLPAPENGVDLVLVRDAAGRTVAATGGDPRHTPDLDGAPHPGPGEDSRSAVLPPEHPGGHRRAVVAVAAPGGHTVYAMTVLGDVDDATRAVAAGLLAGAPPLIGFAAALAWWVTGRALRPVDAIRTELASVTASELDRRVPDPGGADEIAQLARTVNATLDRLERSDARQRQFTADASHELRNPLAAVRSRLEVALAADRPDRESVVAALAETDRLQRIAADLLLLARLDGGPPPRTEPVDLALLAAEDVARRGGARVSLRLDARAPVPAAGDPPRLERALANLVDNALRHARSQVAVRAAEEDGWAVLEVTDDGPGIPDADRDRVFERFVRLDADRSRAGGGTGLGLAIAREIARAHGGDVRALPAPAGGARLVLRIR, encoded by the coding sequence GTGGCTAGCCGACCCGGGATCCGGGCGCGCACCGCCGCGGCCGCAGCCCTCGCCATGGCCGCGGTACTGGCCGCCGGCGGGCTGTGGCTGCACTCCCTGCTGCGGGCCAACCTCCTCGACAACACCACCGGCCGCACCGAACTCGCCGCCCTCAGGGCCGCCGCCCAGCTCGACGCCCGGACCCCGCCGCCGCCCGGCGGGCGGCTGCCCGCCCCCGAGAACGGCGTGGACCTGGTCCTCGTACGGGACGCAGCCGGCCGGACCGTCGCCGCGACCGGCGGCGACCCGCGGCACACCCCCGACCTGGACGGCGCGCCGCACCCCGGCCCCGGGGAGGACTCCCGCTCGGCCGTACTCCCGCCCGAGCACCCCGGCGGGCACCGGCGCGCGGTGGTCGCCGTCGCGGCGCCCGGAGGGCACACGGTGTACGCAATGACCGTGCTCGGCGACGTCGACGACGCGACCCGGGCCGTCGCCGCCGGACTGCTGGCGGGCGCTCCCCCGCTGATCGGCTTCGCCGCGGCGCTGGCCTGGTGGGTGACCGGCCGCGCGCTGCGCCCGGTGGACGCCATCCGCACCGAGCTGGCGTCGGTGACCGCCAGCGAGCTGGACCGGCGGGTCCCCGACCCCGGCGGGGCGGACGAGATCGCGCAGCTTGCCCGGACCGTCAACGCCACCCTCGACCGGCTGGAGCGCTCCGACGCCCGGCAGCGGCAGTTCACCGCGGACGCCTCGCACGAGCTGCGCAATCCGCTGGCGGCCGTACGGTCCCGGCTGGAGGTGGCGCTGGCGGCGGACCGCCCCGACCGCGAGTCGGTCGTGGCCGCGCTGGCCGAAACCGACCGGCTGCAGCGGATCGCGGCGGACCTGCTGCTGCTGGCCCGCCTCGACGGCGGGCCGCCGCCCCGGACCGAGCCGGTGGACCTGGCGCTGCTCGCCGCGGAGGACGTGGCCCGCCGGGGCGGTGCCCGGGTCTCGCTACGGCTGGACGCGCGGGCGCCCGTACCGGCGGCCGGGGACCCGCCGAGGCTGGAGCGGGCGCTGGCCAACCTGGTGGACAACGCCCTGCGGCACGCCCGCTCGCAGGTCGCCGTCCGGGCGGCCGAGGAGGACGGCTGGGCGGTGCTGGAGGTCACGGACGACGGCCCCGGCATCCCGGACGCGGACCGGGACCGGGTCTTCGAGCGGTTCGTACGGCTCGACGCGGACCGCAGCCGGGCCGGCGGCGGCACCGGCCTCGGCCTGGCCATCGCCCGGGAGATCGCGCGGGCGCACGGGGGCGACGTACGCGCGCTGCCGGCGCCGGCCGGGGGCGCACGGCTGGTGCTGCGGATCCGGTAG